In Flavobacterium sp. CS20, a single window of DNA contains:
- a CDS encoding DUF4168 domain-containing protein, protein MLKTITSLILCFTTTVFVAQNQDISDQELKQFADAFQQVRMLNQSSQQKMIKAVQDEDLTVERFNLINQAEQNPNKKVEATDDELKKYKLAMQSVEAIQTEVQKQLETKIQDAGLTLERFQKISALLQNNKELQQRLTSLMQG, encoded by the coding sequence ATGTTAAAAACAATCACAAGTTTAATTTTGTGCTTTACCACAACAGTGTTCGTTGCACAAAATCAAGACATTTCAGACCAAGAACTGAAACAATTTGCAGATGCATTTCAGCAAGTGAGAATGTTGAACCAATCTTCACAACAGAAAATGATAAAAGCTGTTCAAGATGAAGATTTAACCGTAGAACGTTTTAATCTCATCAACCAAGCGGAGCAAAATCCAAACAAAAAAGTTGAAGCTACAGATGATGAGCTTAAAAAATATAAATTAGCTATGCAATCAGTTGAAGCTATTCAAACAGAAGTTCAGAAGCAATTAGAGACTAAAATTCAAGACGCGGGTTTAACACTTGAGCGTTTTCAAAAGATTTCAGCTTTACTTCAAAATAATAAAGAACTACAACAACGCCTTACTTCTTTAATGCAAGGTTAA
- a CDS encoding mechanosensitive ion channel family protein, giving the protein MNIDFQDIFSDFFYKISLLLPNIISAIVVLIIAIIAGKVVFKIIEKATNKKWKDSIISSFLAQIIKWTFYLFGVVIALNFLGFTGIANTLFAGAGVSAIVIGFAFKDIGENFLSGIILALKRPFEIGDIIEIQGDKGTVKALDLRLTHIRNPEGKDIYIPNSTIIKNTLTNYTKDGLLRINFMIGIAPECDIEKTRKLILDYLKTNKNILKNPEHNVVVQELGEYTTDIQVFFWINILSVKNLPDEYLGHSIRSKVITDIKTILDKNNIEMPSQVIEHKMYRQNKILIEDN; this is encoded by the coding sequence ATGAACATAGATTTTCAAGACATATTTAGTGATTTTTTCTATAAAATAAGCCTTCTATTACCAAATATAATAAGTGCAATAGTGGTTTTAATTATAGCAATTATAGCAGGAAAAGTCGTTTTTAAAATAATTGAGAAAGCCACAAATAAAAAATGGAAGGACAGTATAATTTCAAGTTTTTTAGCACAAATAATAAAATGGACATTCTATCTTTTTGGGGTCGTAATAGCTTTAAATTTTTTAGGTTTTACAGGCATAGCAAACACATTATTTGCTGGAGCAGGCGTGAGTGCTATCGTGATAGGTTTTGCTTTTAAAGATATTGGAGAAAATTTTTTGTCAGGAATTATTTTAGCTTTAAAAAGACCTTTTGAAATTGGTGATATCATCGAAATTCAAGGTGACAAAGGCACGGTAAAAGCCCTTGATTTAAGACTCACACATATCAGAAATCCAGAAGGAAAAGACATTTACATTCCCAATTCAACAATCATAAAAAACACACTTACCAATTACACAAAAGATGGGTTGTTAAGAATTAATTTTATGATAGGTATTGCACCAGAATGCGATATTGAAAAAACGAGAAAACTCATTTTAGATTACCTAAAAACAAATAAAAATATTTTAAAAAATCCAGAGCATAATGTAGTTGTTCAAGAATTAGGAGAATACACAACAGATATTCAAGTTTTCTTTTGGATAAATATTCTCTCAGTTAAAAATTTACCCGATGAATATTTAGGTCATAGCATCAGGAGTAAAGTGATAACAGACATCAAAACTATTTTAGATAAAAACAACATAGAAATGCCTTCTCAGGTTATTGAACATAAAATGTATAGACAGAATAAAATTCTAATTGAAGATAATTAA
- the corA gene encoding magnesium/cobalt transporter CorA → MNRILKKRNKSEIGLSPDALIFRGQKKQEDVLLRLIDFDPENLIENNLKSVKEISEFQKQDTITWLNIDGLHNTSIMQEISTSFNFDTLVMAEVLNTDARPRIVEYDNCTLITIKMLRLNETSNRIIVENLSLILTKTVLISFQEQKGDVFEPVRERIRKQKKRIRNGGIDYLTYALLDIVIDNYLYVIGILGEKIETLEENLLIDPNQDVVNEINNYKRELNFLRKSIKPAKEMIFSLAKTDSDFISESTYVHFKELEDNISQANDASDNYREILSDQLNIYHTTISSKLNDIIKFLTVFSVIFIPLTFIAGIYGTNFENIPELSYKYSYFIMWFIMIVIVIGMLLFFKKKKWL, encoded by the coding sequence ATGAACAGAATTTTAAAAAAGAGAAATAAAAGCGAAATTGGTCTATCACCTGATGCACTCATATTTAGGGGTCAAAAAAAACAAGAAGATGTTTTGCTTAGGCTTATTGATTTTGATCCTGAAAATTTAATAGAAAACAATCTGAAATCGGTTAAGGAAATCTCTGAATTTCAAAAACAAGACACCATCACTTGGCTAAACATTGATGGCTTGCACAATACTTCAATAATGCAAGAAATTTCAACATCATTCAACTTTGATACCTTAGTGATGGCAGAAGTTTTAAATACAGATGCCAGACCGAGAATTGTTGAATATGATAACTGCACCTTGATAACAATCAAGATGTTAAGACTGAATGAGACCAGCAATAGAATTATTGTAGAAAACTTGAGTTTGATTCTCACCAAAACCGTTTTAATTTCATTTCAAGAGCAAAAAGGCGATGTGTTTGAACCTGTAAGAGAACGGATAAGAAAGCAAAAAAAACGAATTCGCAATGGTGGCATCGATTATTTAACCTATGCTTTATTAGATATTGTTATTGATAATTACCTATATGTAATTGGTATTTTAGGCGAAAAAATTGAAACCTTAGAAGAAAATCTTTTAATCGACCCTAATCAAGATGTTGTTAACGAAATCAACAATTATAAAAGAGAATTAAATTTTTTAAGAAAAAGCATCAAACCTGCTAAAGAAATGATTTTTTCATTAGCTAAAACCGATTCTGACTTTATCTCAGAAAGCACTTATGTTCATTTTAAAGAACTTGAAGATAATATTAGTCAAGCCAACGATGCTTCGGACAATTACCGAGAAATTCTGTCAGACCAGCTAAACATCTATCACACCACAATCAGCAGTAAACTGAATGATATCATAAAATTTCTCACGGTGTTTTCAGTCATTTTTATTCCTTTAACCTTTATAGCAGGTATATACGGCACTAACTTTGAAAATATCCCTGAGCTTTCATATAAATATAGCTATTTTATAATGTGGTTCATAATGATAGTTATTGTCATAGGTATGCTTTTATTTTTTAAAAAGAAAAAATGGCTTTAA
- a CDS encoding helix-turn-helix transcriptional regulator: MKNKLKVLRAEHDMTQQDLAKAVEVSRQTINAIEKGKFDPSLVLAMKLSRLFKQDIEEMFIYEE, from the coding sequence ATGAAAAATAAGCTAAAAGTTCTACGCGCAGAACACGATATGACACAACAGGATTTAGCCAAAGCTGTAGAAGTTTCTCGACAAACCATTAACGCTATTGAAAAAGGCAAATTTGATCCGAGTTTAGTTTTAGCAATGAAATTGAGTCGCTTATTTAAACAGGATATTGAGGAGATGTTTATTTATGAAGAGTGA
- a CDS encoding GNAT family N-acetyltransferase, which produces MIFQTSSFSELKKQQLYDILQLRSEVFVVEQDCVYQDIDGYDQIATHVLAYDEKALVAYARILPPKTYFEELSIGRIIVKETHRGQALGYKLMTFCIDFISTQFKPQTIKLSAQEHLKSFYQQHGFQQQGDGYLEDGIPHVAMYRHATLN; this is translated from the coding sequence ATGATATTTCAAACTTCCAGCTTTTCAGAATTAAAAAAACAACAGCTTTATGACATTTTACAACTGCGTTCAGAAGTTTTTGTTGTTGAACAAGATTGTGTCTATCAAGATATTGACGGTTACGATCAAATAGCTACTCATGTTTTAGCTTATGATGAGAAAGCTTTAGTCGCCTATGCGAGAATTTTACCACCTAAAACCTATTTTGAAGAGTTAAGTATAGGGCGAATTATTGTTAAAGAAACACATCGTGGACAAGCTTTAGGCTATAAATTAATGACCTTTTGCATAGATTTTATTTCAACACAATTCAAGCCTCAAACCATAAAACTTTCAGCCCAAGAACATTTGAAATCATTCTATCAACAACACGGATTTCAACAACAAGGCGATGGCTATCTTGAAGATGGTATTCCCCATGTGGCGATGTATCGCCACGCAACCCTTAATTAA
- a CDS encoding putative signal transducing protein, with the protein MQTYTTIARFSYTFEYVILKLLLDKADIRYFFKNEQFASIMPMNAIGNNGILLMVHQADEVEAKQILKDFKASDSPLKLV; encoded by the coding sequence TTGCAAACCTATACCACAATAGCACGTTTTTCTTACACTTTTGAATATGTAATTCTAAAGCTTTTATTAGACAAAGCTGACATTCGGTATTTTTTTAAAAATGAACAATTTGCCAGTATTATGCCTATGAATGCAATTGGTAACAATGGAATTTTACTGATGGTTCATCAAGCTGACGAAGTTGAAGCCAAGCAAATTTTAAAAGATTTTAAAGCCTCAGATTCGCCTTTGAAGTTGGTTTGA
- a CDS encoding DUF4175 family protein, translating into MQNYKTIEQKINQYIRKYYINELIKGLILFFSATLLYFIITTALEYVLWLSSTGRAILFWSFVLFSSVLFAKFIFWSIAKLMRWFKGIDYSDASNQIGKHFPEVSDKLTNLLQLKAQGAHDELVIAGIEQKAKDLKPVPFQLAIDLTSNLKYLKFAIIPISIIIIVIAFGKIDFFTDSYKRVVNYQTYYEPPAPFYFQLNNSSLKVEEGESLKLKVTTAGEVLPNQAKININNQSYFLKPIGDGQFEYQFNQINDDLNFNFSANGIKSKNYQIEVIKVPKILDFKMLLDYPNYTQNQNKIIQGQGSINIPEGTKIEWQLKTQTTNHVKFLSESQIDTFQNQNNLFLFNKKITKNLDYSISTSNQNLKDYETLSYKIKVIKDQFPKISVQQKADSISQKTFYYQVNLTDDYGLKRSQLVYYESDNPKETFKVDIPIKPLTYEQFFYVFPNENLDLKEGTSYQYYFQVFDNDAVNGSKSSQSQVFGYRQKTQSEVDDALLNQQNRSLDSLDSGLENLKKQKKDLKAIEQLQKEKQKFNYSDKQKISNFIERQKRQRQMMKEYMKSLEKSLSEFQPEQNNEEKKALQERIKNNEKMLQQNEDLLKELEKYQNKLDNEQLKEKLDKFSKSSKKQERSLEQLLELTKRYYVEQKTQKLAEDLNKLAEKQEELSKQESDKESEKQEQLNKEFDDLQKQLDELDKENEKLKTPMSIERDELAEKQVEQAQKEAQDNLEKSESEESSQSQKQQQQQKANQQQKKASEQMQQMAQQMSQSMMSMSAQQQSEDAEMLKQILDNLITFSKEQEALMDDFKAINATNPSFAKKLRRQGQLRENFEHIDDSLFALALRNPIISESITSKLTDIQFDIEKSIERLAETEMRLGTTSQQYVMVNANELANMLDLSLDQMQMQMQGSGQDQSGKGKQGESQGQGFQLSDIIQSHEELQKQMSQKGQGQKLGHKPGQNGNQGQQQGGQQQGGQHSGQQDQNANEGKSGNSNQQGKGENGQQHGLSEEMSAEIFEIYKQQQDLRNQLEDKIKELGLESESQNLERSLDQLEEDMLMQGFSSDVLKQMQNIKHQLLKLEKAAQQQGQDNRRQATTNYKEYKNNVNSQPLDKAKEYFESFEILNRQQLPLQNKYKNLIKKYFDESTNQL; encoded by the coding sequence ATGCAGAATTATAAAACCATAGAACAAAAAATCAATCAATATATACGCAAGTATTATATCAATGAATTGATAAAAGGTCTGATATTGTTCTTTTCTGCAACCTTGCTCTACTTTATCATCACAACCGCACTGGAATATGTATTATGGCTAAGTTCAACGGGGCGAGCGATTTTATTTTGGAGTTTTGTTTTGTTTTCATCGGTATTGTTTGCTAAATTTATTTTTTGGTCTATCGCCAAACTGATGCGTTGGTTTAAAGGCATTGACTATAGCGACGCTTCTAATCAAATCGGCAAACATTTTCCTGAAGTGAGTGATAAGCTGACCAACTTGCTTCAACTTAAAGCTCAAGGTGCACATGATGAGTTGGTTATTGCTGGTATAGAGCAAAAAGCTAAAGACTTAAAACCTGTTCCTTTTCAATTGGCAATCGACCTCACTTCAAATCTCAAGTATTTGAAATTCGCCATTATTCCTATAAGCATTATCATCATTGTGATTGCTTTTGGGAAAATCGATTTTTTTACTGATTCTTATAAACGTGTCGTGAATTACCAAACCTATTACGAACCGCCAGCACCGTTTTATTTTCAACTCAATAACTCAAGTCTAAAAGTAGAAGAAGGCGAAAGCTTAAAGCTTAAAGTTACAACCGCAGGAGAAGTTTTGCCCAATCAAGCTAAAATCAATATTAATAACCAATCTTATTTCTTAAAACCCATTGGCGATGGACAATTTGAATATCAATTCAATCAAATTAATGATGATCTAAATTTTAACTTTTCAGCCAACGGTATTAAGTCCAAAAACTACCAAATTGAGGTTATTAAAGTGCCTAAAATTTTAGACTTTAAAATGCTTTTAGATTATCCAAACTATACACAAAACCAAAACAAAATCATTCAAGGTCAAGGCAGTATCAATATTCCCGAAGGCACTAAAATAGAATGGCAATTAAAAACACAAACTACAAACCACGTTAAGTTTTTAAGCGAATCTCAAATTGATACATTTCAAAATCAAAACAATCTTTTTCTATTCAATAAAAAAATCACTAAAAACTTAGATTACAGCATTTCAACTTCAAATCAAAACCTTAAAGATTACGAAACGCTTTCCTATAAAATCAAGGTCATCAAAGATCAATTTCCTAAAATTAGTGTTCAACAAAAAGCGGATTCTATCAGCCAAAAAACCTTTTATTACCAAGTTAATTTGACAGATGATTATGGCTTAAAACGCAGTCAATTAGTATATTACGAATCTGATAATCCTAAGGAGACGTTTAAAGTTGACATTCCTATAAAACCTTTAACTTACGAACAATTTTTCTATGTATTTCCAAATGAAAACCTTGATTTAAAAGAAGGAACATCGTATCAATATTACTTTCAAGTTTTTGATAATGATGCGGTTAACGGTTCAAAATCAAGTCAATCTCAGGTGTTTGGCTATCGCCAAAAAACCCAATCAGAAGTTGATGATGCTTTGCTGAACCAACAAAATCGAAGTTTAGATAGCTTAGATTCTGGTTTAGAAAATTTAAAGAAACAAAAGAAAGACCTCAAGGCTATTGAACAATTACAAAAAGAAAAACAAAAGTTCAACTATTCAGATAAACAGAAGATTTCAAACTTCATTGAACGCCAAAAGCGACAACGCCAAATGATGAAAGAGTATATGAAATCTTTAGAAAAATCGCTTTCCGAATTTCAACCCGAACAAAACAATGAAGAAAAAAAGGCACTTCAAGAGCGGATTAAAAACAACGAAAAAATGCTTCAACAAAATGAAGATTTGTTGAAAGAATTAGAAAAATACCAAAATAAATTAGACAACGAACAGCTTAAAGAAAAACTCGATAAATTTTCAAAATCATCTAAAAAGCAGGAGAGAAGTTTAGAACAATTATTAGAACTAACCAAACGATATTACGTAGAGCAAAAAACTCAAAAACTCGCCGAAGACTTAAATAAATTGGCTGAAAAACAAGAAGAACTTTCAAAGCAAGAAAGCGACAAGGAAAGTGAAAAGCAAGAGCAACTCAACAAAGAATTTGATGATCTACAAAAACAACTTGACGAACTTGACAAAGAAAATGAAAAGTTGAAAACACCGATGTCCATTGAGCGAGATGAATTAGCTGAAAAACAGGTGGAACAAGCTCAAAAAGAAGCTCAAGACAATTTAGAGAAAAGCGAATCTGAGGAAAGCTCTCAAAGTCAAAAACAACAACAGCAACAAAAAGCCAATCAACAGCAGAAAAAAGCCAGCGAACAGATGCAACAAATGGCTCAACAAATGTCGCAATCTATGATGAGTATGTCTGCTCAACAACAAAGTGAAGACGCTGAAATGCTCAAGCAGATTTTAGATAATCTAATCACGTTTTCTAAAGAACAAGAAGCCTTGATGGATGACTTTAAAGCTATCAATGCTACCAATCCAAGTTTTGCCAAAAAATTACGACGTCAAGGTCAGCTTCGAGAAAATTTTGAACATATAGATGATAGTTTGTTTGCTCTCGCTTTAAGAAACCCGATAATTTCAGAAAGTATTACGTCAAAACTTACTGATATTCAGTTTGATATAGAAAAATCTATAGAACGATTAGCCGAAACAGAGATGCGTCTTGGCACAACAAGCCAACAATACGTTATGGTTAACGCTAATGAATTAGCTAATATGCTTGATTTATCTTTAGATCAAATGCAAATGCAGATGCAAGGCTCAGGTCAAGACCAATCAGGAAAAGGAAAACAAGGCGAATCGCAAGGGCAAGGTTTTCAGTTGTCTGATATTATTCAATCCCACGAAGAATTGCAAAAGCAAATGAGTCAAAAAGGTCAAGGTCAAAAACTTGGTCATAAACCTGGTCAAAATGGAAATCAAGGTCAACAGCAAGGCGGACAACAGCAAGGTGGTCAGCATTCAGGTCAACAAGACCAAAATGCTAATGAGGGAAAAAGTGGAAATTCAAACCAACAAGGCAAAGGAGAAAACGGTCAACAACATGGTTTATCTGAAGAAATGAGTGCTGAGATATTTGAAATCTATAAACAACAACAAGACTTAAGAAATCAACTTGAAGACAAAATTAAAGAACTGGGTTTAGAATCTGAATCTCAAAACCTTGAACGCAGTCTTGACCAATTGGAAGAAGATATGTTGATGCAAGGTTTTTCATCTGATGTGTTAAAACAAATGCAAAATATCAAACATCAATTATTAAAATTAGAAAAGGCGGCTCAACAACAAGGTCAAGACAACAGACGCCAAGCTACTACCAATTATAAGGAGTATAAAAATAATGTCAATTCACAGCCTTTAGATAAAGCAAAAGAATATTTTGAAAGTTTTGAAATATTAAATCGCCAACAATTACCTTTGCAAAACAAATACAAAAACTTAATTAAAAAGTATTTTGATGAAAGCACAAATCAACTTTAA
- the rnr gene encoding ribonuclease R, which produces MQKQKHHKSNKPSEKFSQKILNILRKQPTKGFKFPQIAEKLNAKDTKTRNRIIRTLGELTAKKKLVQTQSGQFQFNDTSNVFEGVVDMTNRGDAYIKVEDLETDIYVPAKKLNTAFHKDIVEVYVANLKPHGRKSEGEITKIIERFKTKFVGKIEINERFAFVIVQDPKMYTDFFIDKSDYNNAKDGELVVVEMTKWQDNKDSPNGKVLEVLGTPGDHNTEMHAILAQYDLPEAFPKEVENFANQLDTNITPKDIKSRRDMREVLTFTIDPATAKDFDDALSFRTLKNGNYEVGIHIADVSHYLQPDTILDEEAYNRATSIYLVDRVVPMLPEILSNDACSLRPNEDKLTFSAVFELGNNGQVIQQWFGRTVTHSDQRLAYEEAQYILDTQDTTVDQSVSLTGKSYEVSEDIKEAILKLNTLAEQMRNQRFQKGAISFDKVEVNFNLSDDNEPESVYFKTSKEANKLIEEFMLLANKKVSEFIGKQKPPKTFVYRCHAEPSEDRLEALDKIISQFGYKLNYKNPKSLSQSINKLLKDVEGKNEQNLVDTLAIRSMSKAYYSTQNIGHYGLAFPYYSHFTSPIRRYPDVMAHRLLQHYLDGKSSQSEALYEDKCKHCSAMENLSTNAERDSIKFMQVKFMQKHEGEIFTGVISGVTDFGIFVELIENKCEGMIRLKDLPGDYYTFDPETYEVVGKKTGQSYRLGDEIDVKVKKADLIKRNLDFEMV; this is translated from the coding sequence ATGCAAAAACAAAAACACCACAAAAGCAATAAACCTTCGGAAAAATTCTCTCAAAAAATCCTTAATATCCTTAGAAAACAACCTACTAAAGGATTTAAATTTCCACAAATTGCTGAAAAACTCAACGCCAAAGACACCAAAACCCGAAATAGAATTATCAGGACTTTAGGTGAATTGACGGCAAAGAAAAAATTAGTGCAAACCCAATCTGGTCAATTTCAATTTAACGATACTTCAAATGTTTTTGAAGGTGTTGTCGATATGACCAATCGTGGTGATGCCTACATAAAAGTTGAAGATTTAGAAACTGATATTTACGTACCAGCCAAAAAACTCAACACCGCTTTTCACAAAGACATAGTAGAAGTTTATGTCGCCAACCTTAAGCCACACGGTAGAAAATCTGAAGGTGAAATCACTAAAATTATTGAACGCTTCAAAACCAAATTTGTCGGTAAAATAGAAATCAACGAACGTTTTGCATTTGTCATTGTGCAAGACCCTAAAATGTACACAGACTTTTTCATCGACAAATCAGATTACAACAACGCAAAAGATGGCGAATTAGTTGTTGTAGAAATGACCAAATGGCAAGACAACAAAGATTCCCCAAACGGAAAAGTGCTTGAAGTTCTCGGCACGCCAGGCGACCACAACACTGAAATGCACGCTATTCTGGCACAATATGATTTGCCAGAAGCATTTCCGAAAGAAGTTGAAAATTTTGCCAATCAACTCGATACTAACATTACACCAAAAGACATAAAATCGCGTCGAGATATGCGAGAGGTTTTAACCTTTACCATAGATCCCGCCACTGCCAAAGATTTTGACGATGCGTTGAGTTTTAGAACCTTAAAAAACGGCAATTACGAAGTTGGTATTCACATTGCTGATGTGTCGCATTATCTACAACCTGATACCATTCTTGATGAAGAAGCTTACAACCGTGCAACTTCCATTTATTTGGTTGACCGCGTTGTGCCGATGTTACCTGAAATATTATCAAACGATGCTTGTTCATTAAGACCAAATGAAGACAAATTAACCTTTTCAGCCGTTTTTGAATTAGGCAATAACGGACAAGTTATTCAACAATGGTTTGGAAGAACAGTCACGCATTCCGACCAAAGATTAGCCTACGAAGAAGCCCAATATATTTTAGATACCCAAGATACTACAGTTGATCAATCCGTGTCTTTGACTGGAAAATCCTATGAAGTTTCAGAAGACATAAAAGAAGCCATCCTAAAACTAAACACCTTAGCTGAACAAATGCGGAATCAGCGCTTTCAAAAAGGGGCAATTTCTTTTGATAAAGTAGAAGTTAATTTCAACCTAAGCGACGATAATGAACCAGAAAGCGTTTATTTTAAAACCTCAAAAGAAGCCAACAAACTCATAGAAGAGTTTATGCTTTTAGCCAACAAAAAAGTATCTGAATTTATAGGAAAACAGAAACCACCAAAAACCTTTGTTTACCGCTGTCACGCTGAACCAAGCGAAGATAGACTTGAAGCTTTGGATAAAATCATCAGCCAGTTTGGGTATAAATTAAATTATAAAAACCCAAAATCGTTGAGTCAGTCTATCAATAAACTCTTGAAAGATGTAGAAGGCAAAAACGAACAAAATTTGGTAGATACCTTGGCTATTCGAAGTATGAGTAAGGCATATTATTCTACGCAAAACATTGGTCATTACGGTTTGGCGTTTCCTTATTATTCTCACTTTACTTCGCCTATTCGCCGTTATCCTGACGTGATGGCACATCGTTTACTGCAACATTACCTCGATGGCAAATCCAGCCAAAGCGAAGCCCTTTACGAAGACAAATGTAAGCACTGCAGTGCGATGGAAAATTTATCGACCAACGCTGAGCGTGACTCTATCAAGTTTATGCAAGTCAAATTTATGCAAAAACACGAAGGCGAAATTTTTACAGGCGTGATTTCTGGCGTTACAGACTTCGGTATTTTTGTCGAACTTATCGAGAATAAATGTGAAGGCATGATTCGCCTTAAAGACTTACCAGGCGATTACTACACCTTTGACCCCGAAACCTACGAAGTTGTAGGTAAAAAAACAGGTCAAAGCTACCGCCTTGGTGATGAAATAGACGTGAAAGTCAAAAAAGCCGATTTAATAAAACGGAATTTAGATTTTGAGATGGTTTAG
- the rpiB gene encoding ribose 5-phosphate isomerase B, producing MQISIGNDHAGTEYKQAIIKHLEENGHQIINHGTDQEDAVDYPDFVHPVAEDVENQKAQFGIVICGSGNGANMTANKHQGVRSALCWNNEIVALARQHNNANILSIPARFVSLQQAIKFVDIFLDTPFDGGRHQRRVEKIACL from the coding sequence ATGCAAATCTCAATTGGTAATGACCACGCTGGAACCGAGTATAAACAAGCCATTATTAAGCATTTAGAAGAAAATGGTCATCAAATTATCAATCACGGCACAGATCAAGAAGATGCTGTAGATTATCCAGATTTTGTACATCCTGTTGCTGAAGATGTTGAAAACCAAAAAGCTCAATTTGGCATTGTTATTTGTGGCAGTGGCAACGGTGCTAACATGACGGCCAACAAACATCAAGGTGTGCGTTCCGCTTTATGTTGGAATAATGAAATTGTAGCCTTAGCTAGACAGCATAATAATGCAAATATATTAAGCATTCCTGCAAGATTTGTGTCACTTCAACAAGCCATCAAATTTGTAGATATTTTTCTCGATACTCCATTTGATGGCGGTCGTCACCAAAGACGAGTTGAAAAAATAGCTTGTTTATAA
- a CDS encoding cation diffusion facilitator family transporter, which produces MDHFHNHIKNSHSRKILITIFLNIGITVAQVIGGLISGSLALLSDALHNFTDVVSLIISYIASVFASKDASTQRTFGYKRAEILAAFVNAATLVVIAIILIIEAIERFFSPQEIESDLVIILSLVAILGNGFSVLLLKKESGKNMNMRSAYLHLLTDMLASVAVLIGGLLMKYYEFFWIDSLLTLAIAIYLIVVSIDLLVKSYRVLMLFTPKETDVEEIVEHVNKIQGVALLHHVHVWQLNEDEVHLEAHLDFENNLKISEFDHILIEIEDLLNSKYNINHVTIQPEYNKPDPKDIIVQD; this is translated from the coding sequence TTGGATCATTTTCACAATCATATTAAAAATTCGCATTCCAGAAAAATTCTGATTACCATCTTTCTCAATATTGGGATTACCGTGGCACAAGTCATTGGTGGTTTAATTAGTGGTAGTTTAGCCTTACTTTCTGATGCTTTACACAACTTTACTGATGTTGTTTCCTTAATCATCAGCTATATTGCTTCTGTATTTGCGTCAAAAGACGCTTCTACACAACGCACTTTTGGATATAAACGTGCCGAAATTTTAGCGGCATTTGTTAATGCCGCTACTTTAGTGGTAATAGCTATTATATTAATTATAGAAGCAATTGAGCGTTTTTTTTCACCACAAGAGATCGAATCTGATTTAGTTATTATCTTATCCTTAGTTGCTATACTAGGCAATGGCTTTAGTGTGTTATTGCTTAAAAAAGAAAGCGGTAAAAATATGAATATGCGTTCGGCATATCTGCATTTGTTGACCGATATGTTGGCCTCAGTTGCTGTTTTGATAGGCGGTTTGCTAATGAAATATTATGAATTTTTTTGGATTGACAGTTTACTTACCTTAGCAATTGCCATTTATCTTATTGTCGTGAGTATAGATTTACTCGTAAAATCTTATAGGGTCTTGATGTTGTTTACTCCAAAAGAAACTGATGTTGAAGAAATTGTTGAGCACGTCAATAAGATTCAAGGCGTGGCTTTACTTCATCACGTTCACGTATGGCAACTCAATGAAGATGAAGTTCATCTCGAAGCTCATTTAGATTTTGAAAACAATTTAAAAATCTCTGAATTTGATCATATTTTAATTGAAATAGAAGATTTACTCAATTCCAAATACAATATCAATCACGTGACTATTCAACCTGAATATAATAAACCCGACCCAAAAGACATTATTGTCCAAGATTAA